The Apodemus sylvaticus chromosome 17, mApoSyl1.1, whole genome shotgun sequence genome contains a region encoding:
- the LOC127668093 gene encoding olfactory receptor 8S1 has product MAWSNHSVITEFVLTGLSDDPLIQALLFVLFLGIYILTMTGNLMLLVVIRADSHLHTPMYFFLSNLSFLDLCFSSVTVPKLLKDLLSAKKTISVEGCLAQVFFVFITAGTEAFLLSMMAYDRYAAVCHPLLYGQMMSSELCLKLVLLSWGLASLSSIVIVLLAVNLDFCEAYTIHHYTCELPSLFPLSCSDISINVDILICSTLLHGLGTFLPIFFSYARIVSTVLSMKSTTGRSKAFNTCSSHLIAVVLFFGSGLVRYLMPTSGSSLDLLSSVQYSAVTPMLNPLIYSLKNQEVKAAVKRTLGKCLRCLE; this is encoded by the coding sequence ATGGCCTGGAGCAACCACAGCGTCATCACGGAGTTCGTTCTCACCGGGCTCTCTGACGACCCCCTGATCCAGGCTCTACTTTTCGTGCTGTTCCTGGGGATTTACATCCTCACCATGACGGGGAACCTGATGCTGCTGGTGGTGATCAGGGCTGACTCCCACCTCcacactcccatgtacttcttcctaaGCAACCTGTCCTTTCTGGATCTGTGCTTCTCGTCCGTCACGGTACCGAAGCTGCTGAAGGACCTCCTGTCTGCGAAGAAAACCATCTCAGTAGAGGGCTGCCTGGCTCAGGTCTTTTTCGTGTTCATCACCGCAGGAACCGAAGCCTTTCTTCTTTCAATGATGGCGTACGACCGCTATGCTGCTGTCTGCCACCCGCTACTCTATGGGCAGATGATGAGCAGCGAGCTCTGTCTGAAGCTGGTTCTGCTCTCATGGGGCCTGGCCTCTCTCAGTTCCATAGTCATTGTGCTCTTGGCTGTGAACCTGGACTTCTGCGAGGCCTACACCATACACCACTACACGTGTgagctgccctctctctttcctctgtcttgCTCTGATATCTCCATCAACGTCGACATCTTGATCTGTTCCACCCTGCTGCATGGGCTGGGAACCTTTCTCCCAATCTTCTTTTCTTACGCCCGCATTGTGTCCACCGTGCTGAGCATGAAATCCACCACGGGGAGAAGCAAGGCGTTTAACACCTGCTCTTCTCACCTCATAGCGGTGGTCTTGTTTTTTGGGTCGGGCTTGGTTCGTTATCTTATGCCCACGTCTGGTTCTTCTCTGGATTTGCTCTCTTCCGTGCAGTACAGCGCAGTCACGCCCATGTTGAATCCCCTCATCTACAGCCTGAAGAACCAGGAGGTGAAGGCCGCTGTGAAAAGGACTTTGGGGAAGTGCCTGCGATGCTTGGAGTGA